The Biomphalaria glabrata chromosome 13, xgBioGlab47.1, whole genome shotgun sequence sequence TTTCCGGTTTCAAATGTGTCTGTCTGTATAGATGTACACATATGATATACTGGTAGTTTCACTGGATCAGCCACAGTAGCTACCTCTGAGACACTAGTTAAATCACTCTCAGTAGTCTCAGGTACAAGTACTACAGTTGCATTATCGTTGATTAGACTTTTCAATCGctgaaataaattttgattAAAATGACTCGGacgtaaaacaaaaaaaaaaaattggcaagGTTCCAACAAAAGTTCTAGAAAGACTACAATTTAAAGTTAAGTTTTTCCTCTTAGCTACatctctagacctagatatctagatttgaCATGGACCATAATTATCATTGTGAACTAGTCCAGATCCTATTTTATCTTTGgttatagatctatctaatctagGCTTGGGCAGAGCAATAATTTTTATAGTGGATCTAagattattaaaagtaaaaatgtcTGAATTTCAGTCTGAATATTATGCTTTATTGCCGCTTTATTAGCTATAATGATatgtaaagtttattattttctaattcacTAATTGACACTCTATCTAGTACATTCTAATAAGTCTAGAGAATAACTAATAATAATTACCTTCAGTGCATTACGTTTCACTAATGccttagattttctttttgagcCAGAATAAGTCTCAGTAGTAGATCTATCACTatcattaattattgaattctttgcctttggcctggaaatccaatgtattgttggtactgcacatgatattaacttcaattttttttcaaagcccatttccacagcaatgaagttgctgaaacagcttctctcaaaatggtttgagcataaatAGGAATTTGCatatgcctttgtaaaatatttgctcttcagcCGAATAAATTTTTCCCATTTTCCCTTcaaaacttcatctcttggaaacaaatgaaaagagacattAATTTCTGTGTCcgcatacttgctgattttatctttgtgattggaactactgcaacaagctgaagaacagTATTTCATTGTCTTCAAGTAGAACTagaggtttagatctagatctagaatattatttataaacaagacagattataaatcaacgtggagactgGCTGTGAAGCGTAAGTATAAATGCGATCTGCTGGAGTTAGAGAGTTTTTtcggttatataggtctagttgTGACGTCATgtcttttaaaactataaacatctcgcagaacccggtttttttttttagatttattaaatataaaattttctgagcatttaaataaaaaatgatataatgtttactattacaactttttacgcagaatttaaatatgtcaataactaaaataaaaaaaaactatcggagtttccctaaGTAggcataatattttttttagaaataattataataatataataataatcattccATGAGgaaattagaaacaaaatatacattcacattaGTTTCACTAAATGTAATATGTGAAATGTTTAAATCTTCTAATAGAaccaaattaatttaattaaaaaaacaaggaacataaaaaattgttgttgtttttaaaaattcctccTTCAAGATTTGAAGACTTTTTCTAAGAGCTATGATTTTGCTCTAAATAATTAAAGAatgatagaatttaaaaaaaaatgttttacccCGACctaatatcccccccccccttccaaccCGAAATAAATTCTGGTTAagcaaatgtatagatctaaatctacttaaTTCTACTTAGATTATATAAGGTTGTAATGATGGGGTTataatatagagtctagatccagacttagaagacggcCAGTGgacaaaatgtttctgaatgtctgtctatctatttaactctttaatgaatacatGCGGGAGTACCTGCTGACGTGCGTGTGTTAAAGATATTATTCAAATGTCTAgacctccagaccaaatttaattttaaagattattttatttggaaAAATCATAATGGCCAAACCAGATATTTTCCCAGTGAGGCCAattagtaattctttttccaaaaatatacataaactatcaaatttctagaaagTTGTGAGAGCCATTTTCATACAGGTTCCATTTTTTCGACACGATGAAAATAAGACCTGATATATGTTGCTCTATAACAGTGATGCACAGACTATGTTCCCTATGATGCAGTGCAATACCGGTATGAGGTTTAGGCTATAATCAGGATCTTCGAAACTTCTGCAAAACTGCTGAGCATAATAAAGTGTCCTAGActcagctcttttttttttatgatatgctctcacaaaaacaaaagcacagttcttatttcatatgctatgacaaattcctatataaATGCTCTATCTACCAATTAGTGCCAATGAAGCTTAATTGCATCAGCTAGGAAAAACAAAGGCGAAATTCGGGCATGGGACCCGTGTAGAATTTTATAGAAGATATATTGATGATGGGCTTGGCATAACATCTCTGACAGAGGATGAACTAATCAAATTTATTGAGTTCAGTAATAACTTGAATCCCGCCATTCGTTTCACTTATACTATTTCCAGAACTAGAGTGAACTTCTTAGACATACAAATAGACATAACCCAAAATTCTCTGTCTACATCCACCCGTTACAAAGATACTGACAGCCATAGCTATCTTCTATGCTCGTCATCCCATCCACCATCATGTAAAGATTCTATCCCCTACTCACAACTTCTGTGTATCCGCCGCCTGTGCCAAGACGACAATGACTTCACTGAAAAAGCCACTGAAATGATAGAGTTTTTCTTGCGTCGTGTCTACCCTCAGGTTATTTTAGACAAATCCTTATCGAGAGTGGAAAATCTCAAAAGAGAACAAGCTTTcaagaaaacaagattacaaagagagtttgtgttacacaaactcagaggcggcccccgtcgaagtcggatccctgtcggatctgcatattcgcaaataatattcaagaggtgatttaattttgatgtaaaatgttttacacgtttcggatgttccttcagagttgaagataattacttcctagtccaaacctcccgcaggacgacgggggatgggagcgggcagggtttgaaccctgggcaatccataaatctgaacgacagtccagcgcgcaaaccgcacgaccaggcagccatccgatggtcaaaagtaataatgtttcaaagattcatttgccgtaaatttaaattgaaatttaataaaaaaaaatagtagattagttttagtatattaaaacattacaatattgatcaaaacgtttggaaatgaaaatctacacttttttttttttacactttaagtttagaaattgaaattctacatcttaatctagtctattttagtctaaactagatctagaaattctagatctagactctaaaataattttaattagaatatactgtaataaaaatctagatctagtttaaaaaatctagattagatctaaatcaagatatcattccttttttaaacgcgagtcacataacgaggcttaataaacattactataccgagttcttttttcatttcatttgaagaattaattccatatcacgtcagagggaaaaaaaaaacactacgtcacacggcctagctagactaaaaatagccttcatctataagagccatttatcgagtgttcatagactttggtgcaccgagtgcgttctttaagcatttcatttaaagaattcattccatatgacgtcaaaggaaaaaaaaaacactacgtcacaaggcctagctagactaaaaatcacctttatcaacacgagccatttctcgagtgttcatagacattggtgcaccgagtgcgttcttttagcatttcatttaaagaattcattccatgtgacgtcaaaggaaaaaaaaacactacgtcacacggcttagttagactaaaatatgttttcattaatacaagcaattttttcgagggttaatagacattggtgcaccgagtgcgttcttttaacattacatttaaagagtccattcatatgacgtcaaagaaaaaaaattccattacctcacaataggctagtaccggtaccataaaaaaaaaatgtctttatttacacgagatatttaacgagggttcatagacattggtgcactgagttctaatagatattatttaaaaaggatcaaagccgcattgtttttgcgttttgtctgtcagtcggtctgtccgttatcttgatataaaaaaaacaactaaaagttattaaaaattgattaacctttattttacgtttcaaaacatcgcaataatttttaggtatgaacacaattgaaaaatttatataatagattgttccggatgtttgtataaatagtaaaagaaaaagagaatttcagataaatgtaataccgttaattaaattttttggatggtctcgtataaaaattagatgtactacagccacgtggagagattttcataccttactttggtgtttggattctgttttccttaaaaatcggaacataatattaacgataattagattttttaatgttttaggtagaaagttaaatgtactgtaagagagtagtgagttaaaatatttttcataaaaatccgtaaaaacattatttcgtaaatgagaagattatttgtttattaattagaagagggagttcaaacaattatttgacgttagtagatttttaaataaattcggaaatttctggcgacgatttgtaagaaacaaaatccggaactttctttatcgattacaaaacttctatgttatgttttacaagaaaattaaatgtctaaaaagtaattttcagtaatcagttctagtaaattactttttttaaaagccttatgcgatttcaaacaatcattaggcataattcatgttttataaaacaatatccggaacatttttacacttaatgaaatataagtcagtatagagattatgatttagcattaatatgctatttacataaaaaacggaacaacatattattgataatgtgtttttgcaacgtttaagcatggaaattgaatgtaatataagttagaagagcaaacaaacatttgttggggttgattagttttgcacaaaaaatccggaacaatcaattttagatatttaaaactattgagatgttatgggaggaacattaaagggtaaatcagattttcaatagcttttagagttctagttttttaaatctaatcgtgacggacagaccgaccaacagacaaaacgcacaaaaataagcttcttttattcggatgggggcactaaacaaaaaataaataaaatctgatttttaaaaaaagtttaaggaattggtttagcacctgatcatgttgcgacgttacgctactgcaagaaaatcgctgcataaaaagtccatttaaaaaaatgtgcgtgatatttacatacaaagtgcattattagcctttataaacaaacagaaatgttttcttttaattttagcagctagttgaccagaaaaaacgtctttaactattatttgtatttgttgtaaacatttcctgtacattttaaaaatatatttgacttagtgatactgaaaatacacaaaaattgtccatctttgttagcatattgtaacattgcctcccttacatttacgtaattgttttagaattggtgtatttttatgaaaacatcgcttgcataattaattttataaattaaacggtttgcttttagaaaaccaaaagtagccgttgcacctaaacttttcaagccggatttaatgatgaaataatatttttcatatctcttctagttttcgagatctgagtgtgacagacggacagacggacagacggacattttgcacaaacgtaatagcggctttttccccttacgggggccgctaaaaacgaAATCTGGCAATGTCGAGAGGCCCAAATTGATATTAACTAGCTACCACCCTCACAACGTGAAAGCAAAAAACATCTTTTTGAAAAAACTGAACATTTTCCTAGCCGATGAACATACTCGCGACATCTTTTCATCCCCACCTCTTGTGGTATTCAGGCGAGACCAAAACCTATACAAGACATATTAGTACACACTAAACTCCACAACATCTCGAGTGAACCTGGCACTTGGCCATGTAGGCCTAAGCGGCGTAACTGTCAGACCTGCAAACACACTCTCGCCACCCCCACCATCACCTAAAATGACCATCAAGATCAGTGGCAAATTTAACTGTAATAGTAGAGGAGTCATATATGCTATAATATGTTCAAGGTGTCAAATGATCTATATTGGAAACACAAGCAGGATCttaaaaacacaaacacgactCCAAGAACACCTTAGAGACATGCGTAATTTCGCAACTAAGCCCGTCTCTATCCATTTTAATAACacacatcatgggcgtagccaggattttttttcggggagggttttagGGGGAttcccgaccccccccccccccgcagaaaaaaaattatatatatatatatatgtctctgtgtgtgtacataattaatctttattacattctgaccctttcggaagacgtttattgtagactacccgcccttgctagcaagggggtctgggggagttcgcagccccgccgccgagcactatttctggtattgaaagccaacaaaatgcatattctgaggtatctacagtgcattatcttgctattaaaaagttttatttcaaaaacctaatgtgctattcttattgacttagaccctctcgcgccgttcggcgcattttccggcaagctgtttccgcaactcttattttgcgtaattcattttgtgtgagaacatgtcccgcaaaacctcatgcgacgctctgtcacaaccttactaaggattcgatcTTTGAATTTGgtgactttagtttgctttaaaataatattgaagagagaggttttcaactctaaacgctctgtaggggaattttaaactcaaaaccatctggaggggttttaaactttaaagaaaaagccatctggaggagggggatttaaactcaaaacccctttgactacgctcatagattttatagtgtgtaatttgcttttttttatattgaagaggtactttttagcttcaaaccccaactggagggagggggggggggttaaactcaaaacccctttggctacgctcatagaattttgagtgtgtaatttgctttttttttatattgaagatggggtttatcgtaaattttggagggggttttaaaatcaaaatcttcctcaactgtgctgttggaatttgaggattgttgtttgcatttttttggttttgttttatagaagagggggatttaactgcaaaaacctctggtagggggttcaAAATTCAAACCCCCTGCAGGGGGTTTTAatctcaaagccccctggtagagggatttgtatctcaaaaccccctgataggtttttttttaaatctcaaaaccccctggtagggggatttaaactcaaaaacccctggtagagggtttttaactcaaaactgcctcgacTGTGGtaggtgatgatttagtattaaaatctcacctaaaataaacaaaatgaaagcaaaaatcagtcacttaattccgtcccagggggggggggatttcatttcgggggggggggttgaaccccaagaccccccccccctggctacgcccatgacacaCATCTTAGGGGTACCACTTATCTCATCGTCACTGCTATACaacaatgcaataaaaaaaacacccgtctgcagatagaaaacaaacttatttacatgtcaggcaccctCCAACCTAACGGGATCTACAaccagcacacttttatttaatatgcgATGGGCACTAACATTACCCCCCTttcatctttgcctgacatctccgcccccttccgatttcccgcgcttttacaccagcttagctcatttcttttctgcctcgatagagaacaacatcggacagataagtaaacttaagactattttgtttGTCATCTATTTGTTTGCTTTGTAGCTGacgaaggcctcgtggcccaaacgtcctttgtttaacttggtccggcaggattacatatatgcatgttttttcgtattttctatacagtcgtttacccctgcagcagtaatttttttttttttgagtctttGAACTTTCCCctgttctctgacatttttTCGAGGTGACCTGCTCAACAtactctatttctttttatttccgtccctATGGAGGGGAAACTGTAACAAACCGTTGACGGCCCTTTCGCTTCAGTCAATAGAGATTGAATTTGATCTCAAGATTCATTAGTTGGAAAGGCAACTAAAATTCATATTTCTCTGCCACATCGTGAAATAGCTAAATTCcagtgattatttcttgaaacaTTCAATCCAAGGAAGAATacatttcagttaatacagcaGACCAAAACCCAAAGTACtggtaaggaaaaaaaaaaagactgcataACAACTAACAAAAAAGGGGAAAAGTTTGATGCTCTTCCTcacaccccaaaaaaaaaaataattatctgtaCTCTGTACAGAATCTTACACTTGATGCTTTCCTGGTCACTACCACATTTCTTAACACTCTCTACTCCTACAATCGGATACTGCTTCAGATAATAACAGGCCATGTAAGTTCAAGTACCAGTAACTGAAATGGCAGATAAAACAGGAACACTCAATAGCATGCAGTGGAATAAAAACAGTTCAACCAAAAATACATGAACAAAATGAATGAAGACACTTTATAGataaaagtttttaataaaCTTCTAAACCACAAGTTTAATAAGGTAATTAGAACACAATCAAAACAGATTATTGctttaaatgtgatattataatataaaaagaatattgtatTTCAGTGACCAGAAATGTAAGTTACCATTTCGTTAAAAGTGAATTTGAATGATTCTAAATACTAGTAACGATTTTTAACAAAGTTAATAGAAAAGGTGTGAGCTCTTTGCTAAGAAAACTTAATTCTGTTCAATAATAAATCTACAGTGTTATGAATTCCTAAGTATTCAAGAGTCACACTTTGGAACACAAACATAATGAAAGAATTCCATCCCCTATTTCATTACGTGCATTGTATCCTTTAGATATTTGCTTAAAAACTTTAGCtaggtttaaataaaaaaggtagGATAACTCTGAGAATGTATCGTGAAAtggaaaataaaacataattaaacatCGTTAGATATAGagataaacattttaataagaTGTTTTTGGTGCGGTAACAAACAAATTCTgacaattataaaaaattaacaatgtcATTAGATTAATTGTGTCAAGTTTtacaaaagcttaaattatcatttatatttacggcattctttttaaataaacaggAGAACAAGAGCAAAagttataacaataatattaaaCATACTGGTAGTAGgttattttcaatttttgatTTGCAACTTTGTAActttcgcaaaaaaaaaaaaaaatttagttagaCACACAAGTAAACTAACAtgacattttataattataaacatCTGACTAGAAATCTAAGTATAAGTTTAAGACTGGACGCTCATCTGGGCCGGAAGTAAACCTGGTCGAGCAATGTTATGCTGTTGCATTTGAGAGATAGCAGCTGGGTGTAGAGTGTTAGGCTGCTGAAGTTGTGGTTGTAGTTCAGTGCCAATGTCATCAGAAAATACTCTATTGAGCACAGGGTCAGATGGTGTGGCTTGTGTACATgatgtaaaatgtattttctggTGAGGATCTGAATGAGGAGTGTGTATGTCTTGAGGAATAATGGGTGAAGTGGTATCATCATGATGATGAAGTTGTGTTAGGGATGCCCTATCATGAGATAACTGTGAAAACTTTATGTCGTCAAGAATATTCTGAATGCCATGGATCCTTCTTAAGTGCTTTTTAACAGAAAAGCGCTTTGTGAACTGGTCCCCACATATGGGACAACTGTGAGGCTTATCACCAGAATGAAGCCTCTCATGGCTCCTCAAATGAGAGGAACATGTAAAGGCTTTCCCACACACTCGACACTTGTGTTTTCTCTCACGATTAAGGTTGTGAACTTTCTCATGATCTCTAAGATAGCTTTTGTGAGTGAAACTAACACTACAGATTAAACACGCAAATGGCTTCTCACCAGTATGTTTTCTCATATGGCCTTCCAGATAGGCCTTCTGTAGAAATAGTTGATTACATATCGGACATTGATAATCTTTCTGGCCATTGTGGGACTTCATGTGATACACAAGCTGGCTTTTCTCTCGATATGCTGAGTTGCAGTTGCTGCAAGAGTAAGGTTTCTCTCCTGTATGCTTCATAAGATGAAGTTTTAGTTTGCTAGAAAATGAAAACGACAAACCACAGTACTCACAAGAAAATTTGTCTTTAGGTCTATAGCCTTCATGCACATACTTAGCATGATTTTTTAAGTTAGACATTTGAAAGAAAGCTACTCCACATGTATCACATTTGTATGGTTTTTCTCCTGTATGCTTACGCTCATGATTTTTTAGATGAGATGCTTTAAAATAAGCAGCACCACACTTGGAACAAACGTGTGTTTTTATTCTGTTGTTGCTGTGTATTTTTATATGggtttttaaatagttttgaaCCTTAAAACCCATACCACATATTATGCAAATGTGAGGTTTTTCTTCCAAATGAGTAGGCATGTGGCTTTTCATTGTTGACCTGAGAACAAATCGTCGACCACACATCACACATTGGAACTTCCTGTTtccaaaatgataatttttatgACTTACTAGCATATTATATTCTGCAAAGGATGAACCACATACCTCACAAATGTAAGGCTTAGAAGCATTGTGCTTGCTCATTTGATGAATTTTTAATTTGGaaggaaataaaaaagtcaGTTCACACTTATCGCAGGGGAAGCAAAAATTGGGATGTTCTTTTTGGCGATGCTGATGGTATTCtcttgtttttgtaaaaaattgacCACACTCTGTACAAGTGATGCTCTTTGTATGCGTCTTCTTGTGAAAGTCTAGTGAAGTTTGAACATCAAACCACAGATCACACTGCTCACATTTTAATGTCAGTAACTCTGGATGTGTGCTTTGCATGTGAATGGAATGTGAGTCCCAATGTATAAAGACAATTTGGCAAATGTCACACTTGAATTGCTGCTGATCATGATGGGAGTGTTTGTGAATGTTAAGATTAGGAGAGGATTGAAATGTCATATTACTCACagaacatttcttcttttcttgatGTTTTAACAACTcagtgcacatatatatatcatctttttttatgcaaatactgttatttatttcaatacctTTTTCTTCTGatgattttaattttagattttcaTCTTTCTGGTTATATTTGTCATCAGCAATATCAGTTAAAACTTCTTCaactgaaataaaagaaaacttggAATCATTAGTTTCTTGTTTCTTTGTTATATTTCTTGTGAGAGATGTAGCCTCAGTAGCTAACGAATGGGTAATACCAAAGTTTTGAGAACTATGATCATTATTGACTATCATTTCTAAactctttttgtctcttttcCTTTTCTTAACCACAAAGGATTCACTTGAGATTCTAGCTGTTTTTTTCTGAACGTTAGTTTCAGACAATGATTTATCAGCCTTGAAAAGATTAAATTTGATTCTAGTTTGTCCTGTTGTCACTTCATTATAGTTAGATGGTGATGACAATGGAATTTTATTATCACTTTTGCTtactttgtttctttcctgttcCATGTTAGATTTTAAAGTAGATTTGACATTTTCATTATGTTCTGAACAGAGATCTAGTGTATTGAACTTACACATCTCTGAAATCAGTTTTACTGTATCCtcaagtttcatttttttctttgctgacTCATCTAAG is a genomic window containing:
- the LOC106057423 gene encoding uncharacterized protein LOC106057423, with the translated sequence MKYCSSACCSSSNHKDKISKYADTEINVSFHLFPRDEVLKGKWEKFIRLKSKYFTKAYANSYLCSNHFERSCFSNFIAVEMGFEKKLKLISCAVPTIHWISRPKAKNSIINDSDRSTTETYSGSKRKSKALVKRNALKRLKSLINDNATVVLVPETTESDLTSVSEVATVADPVKLPVYHMCTSIQTDTFETGNKKVQCNIQSHKRSKYTQCCMTIMKDTGTQTEM
- the LOC106057414 gene encoding zinc finger protein 502-like, giving the protein MEFDLPFPKLSTDSSDSFLRYKLLKQRFLCHFKQKNQEDYRYLAKESSEISLLLFLGGEKVYRLAKSYLSLVNQGDENLKNSVNKLLFDLENLCLPLFILLYERFKFFTYHQSERDNIIKFILLLNSFASYCELCDNANEQFLSQLQNGVFNDDLRSQLHQQKPKSLKEMLTICLKFDALKQSNLDESAKKKMKLEDTVKLISEMCKFNTLDLCSEHNENVKSTLKSNMEQERNKVSKSDNKIPLSSPSNYNEVTTGQTRIKFNLFKADKSLSETNVQKKTARISSESFVVKKRKRDKKSLEMIVNNDHSSQNFGITHSLATEATSLTRNITKKQETNDSKFSFISVEEVLTDIADDKYNQKDENLKLKSSEEKGIEINNSICIKKDDIYMCTELLKHQEKKKCSVSNMTFQSSPNLNIHKHSHHDQQQFKCDICQIVFIHWDSHSIHMQSTHPELLTLKCEQCDLWFDVQTSLDFHKKTHTKSITCTECGQFFTKTREYHQHRQKEHPNFCFPCDKCELTFLFPSKLKIHQMSKHNASKPYICEVCGSSFAEYNMLVSHKNYHFGNRKFQCVMCGRRFVLRSTMKSHMPTHLEEKPHICIICGMGFKVQNYLKTHIKIHSNNRIKTHVCSKCGAAYFKASHLKNHERKHTGEKPYKCDTCGVAFFQMSNLKNHAKYVHEGYRPKDKFSCEYCGLSFSFSSKLKLHLMKHTGEKPYSCSNCNSAYREKSQLVYHMKSHNGQKDYQCPICNQLFLQKAYLEGHMRKHTGEKPFACLICSVSFTHKSYLRDHEKVHNLNRERKHKCRVCGKAFTCSSHLRSHERLHSGDKPHSCPICGDQFTKRFSVKKHLRRIHGIQNILDDIKFSQLSHDRASLTQLHHHDDTTSPIIPQDIHTPHSDPHQKIHFTSCTQATPSDPVLNRVFSDDIGTELQPQLQQPNTLHPAAISQMQQHNIARPGLLPAQMSVQS